A segment of the Pseudoalteromonas piscicida genome:
TCTTCTTCCGAGCGCATCGTTACTTGTACACGTTCACTATTAGAAACACGACGAACCGCACGATAACGCAATTTCTCATCACGTAAATCGCTCTTGAAATCTTGCTCCATTTGCTCAAGTGCATTGTCCATCGCCGTGACCATATCCACTTCCATTGTGAAGTGAACACCACCACTTAAATCTAGACCGAGCTTCATTGGGTTTGCACCTAAGTCTTTTAACCACTCAGGTTGTGCCGGAGACATATTGATTGCTGAAATATAATCATCGCTTAAGCTATTACGCAAAATATCTTGTGCTTTAAGCTGATCTTCAACATTTTTGAAGCGAACAAGGATTTGACCATCTTCTAACACAGAAGATTTTACGGCAAGGTTGTTCTTTTGCAGGGTTTCGTTAACTTGATCTAATACACTGAGCGTCGCATCAGCACCTTTTGTGCCAGATACTTGTATGGCCGGATCGCGACCATACAAGTTAGGTGTGGCATAAAGAATACCGATAGCCAACACAGCGAGAACAAGTAAGTACTTCCACATTGGAAACTTGTTTAACACTGGGCTATCCCTTTATTGTTATTCTTATAGAGATTTCATTGTACCTTTAGGTAACACAGCTGAAACCGCTGACTTTTGCACTGTCACTTCAGTTTGGTCGTTTAGTGCGATTACAACAAAGTCTTTATCATCAGCAACCTTTGTGATTTTACCCACAAGTCCACCTTGAGTTAGTACTTCGTCACCCTTACCTAATGCACCCATTAGGTCTTTGTGTTCTTTAACACGCTTGGCTTGTGGACGGTAAATTAAAAAATAAAATACCAAACCAAAAATACCTAACATGATTAGCATTTCCATGCCACCACCAGCAGGTGCTGCCGCAGCAGTACTAGCATGCGCGTTTGAGATAAAAAAGCTCATTTC
Coding sequences within it:
- the yajC gene encoding preprotein translocase subunit YajC, giving the protein MSFFISNAHASTAAAAPAGGGMEMLIMLGIFGLVFYFLIYRPQAKRVKEHKDLMGALGKGDEVLTQGGLVGKITKVADDKDFVVIALNDQTEVTVQKSAVSAVLPKGTMKSL